Part of the Intestinibacillus sp. Marseille-P6563 genome is shown below.
CGCCGCGGCCAATCGATAAGTCAATGCCATTCAGCGCAAAATGAGAGTTCCCATTTTCGTCGTGATAGGCATAGGTCAGGTTTTCGGTTTTGATGATTTCAGACATGGTGTTTCATCCTTTTTCAGCGTCCAATAAACCGCGCAGACGAACCGCACGGCAGCACCAGGCCGGTCGATTGCACGGGCAGGCCGAGTTCCTGGGCTTCGATGTAACCGTCATGCTGCACCCGCGCCGTGATGCCGAGCAGATAGGCCATCACGCTGGGGGCCAGGCCGGTCGAATAGCTGGAAATGAGCACGAAGAGCGGATGGTCGCTCAAAAGCTCCATGGTGAGCTTGACAAAGTCGGCCACATCCTCTTCGATCTTCCAGGTTTCGCCCGACGGCCCGCGGCCATAGGACGGCGGGTCCATGATGATGGCGTCATACTTACGGCCCCGGCGTATTTCCCGCTGCACGAACTTTTTGCAGTCGTCCACAATCCAACGGATCGGCCGATCGGCCAGACCGGACGACGCGGCGTTTTCCCGCGCCCACTGGGTCATGCCCTTGGACGCATCGACATGGCACACGCTCGCGCCCGCGGCAGCCGCCGCCAGCGTCGCGCCGCCGGTGTAGGCGAACAGATTTAACACATTCACCGGCCGACCGGCGGTGCGGACTTTGTCCATGATAAAGTCCCAGTTGGCCGCCTGTTCGGGGAACAGACCGGTGTGCTTGAAGCTCATGGGTTTTAAGTTGAAGGTCAGTTCTTTATAAGAGATGGTCCACTGGGCAGGCAGCTTGCGAATCTCCCATTGACCGCCGCCCGATTTGGAGCGGTGATAGATCGCGTTCGCCCGTTTCCAAGCGTTTACCGAATCGATCTTGGGCCAGATCGCCTGCGGGTCCGGGCGCACCAGAATATGCGGTCCCCATTTTTCGACCTTTTCCCCGCCGCCGCAATCCAAAACAGCATAATCCG
Proteins encoded:
- a CDS encoding class I SAM-dependent methyltransferase, yielding MWIANNWSDYAVLDCGGGEKVEKWGPHILVRPDPQAIWPKIDSVNAWKRANAIYHRSKSGGGQWEIRKLPAQWTISYKELTFNLKPMSFKHTGLFPEQAANWDFIMDKVRTAGRPVNVLNLFAYTGGATLAAAAAGASVCHVDASKGMTQWARENAASSGLADRPIRWIVDDCKKFVQREIRRGRKYDAIIMDPPSYGRGPSGETWKIEEDVADFVKLTMELLSDHPLFVLISSYSTGLAPSVMAYLLGITARVQHDGYIEAQELGLPVQSTGLVLPCGSSARFIGR